One window of the Trifolium pratense cultivar HEN17-A07 linkage group LG2, ARS_RC_1.1, whole genome shotgun sequence genome contains the following:
- the LOC123908644 gene encoding zinc finger CCCH domain-containing protein 44-like: MENPKPETPATDTETKQVEVTVSDVKMTERDGGCWPPKVVLAVAAVDSDILQKKRGRPTKGVPKTAPPPKQKKEDEDVCFICFDGGSLVLCDRRGCPKAYHPACVKRDEAFFRSKAKWNCGWHICSSCQKASHYMCYTCTYSSCKGCIQNADFVCVRGNKGLCGICKKTIMLIENSAQGNKEMCEVDFDDKSSWEYLFKVYWVYLKENLSLTFDELLQAKNPLRSAAPMVQTSHELHHRKDDKGSGSENSCIDIESNNSKNKKFKGPSGGDTGVSLPDCTRWASKELLEFVSYMKNGDTSLLTQFDVQNLLLEYVKKNNLRDPQQKSQIVCDSRLINLFGRARLGYIEMLVLLEPHFLIKDNTGAENTIGGISDAAANGKEATDNDNKQSILVNDKRCTTSKKADVPVPQNNHDAYATINAHNINLIYLRRSLMESLTDDIERIHEKVVGSFVRIRISSGDQKQDMYRLVQVVGTSKVAEPYKIGTRTTDIKLEILNLNRKEVIPIDEISNQEFSEDECKRLRQSIKYGLSKRLTVGEILNKALTFQEIRVNDLLEAEKLRLNNLRDRASEKGHRKELKECVEKLQLLNSPEERQRRLHEIPDVHSDPNLDSLYESDEDAGESDDNKKDGNMPIFSRIWDGVLNGVGGRTRDLTTTSDPIGNTCLAKKDTNPNETATDDNANVVMKSEVSSVAVDISSPLLSTGIEQSFDDFMNDKSWHYQDPSGKVQGPFSMLQLYKWNESGHFPRDLRIWKIDDKPVNSILLTDALDGKCSKNVSLQNNSLLLSLGASVALGDKESSQDGGRNSMTNEISADSRIIEPIREQKVDDTSTQSNGKDESVRSNGWHDQSHVHPSLQPTAFSEKLNENHTNKLREDRVIEKNSEDIGNHGSNRTSGGQNHQKQSDSEDNSGQSSGQNWRHPNVNISSTCLDTTSTHVSGTITSPLKLGFDLHQPPSPPACHATTWQAIIGEPDDFDESVSDLLAEVEAMESLGGLESPTSIMKRSEELTDGSKNLCLSFPELSPMLDAGKGDALSSTGDLQLLSQSTAAEEPLQQADVQHHQRISLELSSRNSKVDVGSKDICVSSNQWESGSENSHIFPSTATLSMTVDTTWRLGLESTHLEWGGMDQRNANANWGVGQTAVNENRSSHSRTSVVTPSFGDSQTRYGNDRFSVPRDRGFPGHGREPGLVRGRAQWNRQPVFGVGNGGSYRPPPRGQRVCKFYESGYCKKGASCDYFHP; this comes from the exons atggaaaatccGAAGCCGGAAACACCGGCGACTGATACGGAGACGAAGCAAGTCGAAGTTACTGTTTCCGATGTCAAGATGACGGAGAGAGACGGTGGTTGTTGGCCGCCTAAAGTAGTTCTAGCTGTTGCCGCCGTGGATAGTGATATTTTGCAGAAGAAGCGTGGTCGTCCGACGAAAGGAGTTCCGAAAACAGCTCCTCCGCCGAAGCAGAAAAAGGAAGATGAGGATGTTTGTTTTATATGCTTTGACGGTGGAAGTCTCGTTCTCTGCGATCGCCG GGGTTGCCCTAAAGCATATCATCCGGCATGTGTCAAGCGAGATGAAGCGTTTTTTCGTTCAAAGGCCAAATGGAATTGCG GTTGGCATATATGTAGCTCTTGTCAGAAAGCATCCCATTATATGTGCTATACTTGTACGTATTCTTCGTGCAAGGGGTGTATACAAAATGCTGATTTTGTTTGTGTCAGAGGAAATAAAGGTTTGTGTGGAATATGCAAGAAAACTATAATGCTGATTGAGAACAGTGCCCAAGGAAATAAGGAAATG TGTGAAGTGGATTTTGATGACAAGAGCAGCTGGGAGTATCTTTTCAAGGTGTATTGGGTATATTTGAAAGAGAATCTATCTTTAACATTTGATGAGCTCCTTCAAGCTAAAAACCCTTTGAGAAGTGCTGCTCCTATGGTACAAACTTCCCATGAACTTCATCATCGTAAAGATGACAAAGGTTCTGGCTCTGAGAACTCCTGTATAGACATAGAATCAAATAATTCGAAAAACAAGAAGTTTAAGGGACCTTCAGGTGGTGACACGGGTGTGTCTTTGCCTGATTGCACGAGATGGGCATCAAAGGAGCTTCTAGAGTTTGTCTCATATATGAAAAATGGTGATACATCTCTCCTGACTCAATTTGATGTCCAGAATCTCTTGCTGGAGTATGTTAAGAAAAACAATCTGCGTGATCCTCAACAGAAATCCCAGATTGTTTGTGACTCTAGACTAATAAATTTGTTTGGAAGAGCACGTCTTGGCTACATTGAAATGCTAGTGCTCCTTGAGCCCCACTTTCTTATAAAAGACAATACTGGTGCAGAAAATACTATTGGAGGAATTAGTGATGCTGCTGCTAATGGAAAGGAGGCCACTGACAATGACAATAAACAGTCGATATTAGTTAATGATAAGAGATGTACAACAAGTAAAAAGGCCGATGTGCCTGTGCCACAAAATAATCATGATGCATATGCTACAATAAATGCTCACAACATTAACTTGATCTACTTGCGGCGAAGTCTGATGGAGAGTCTGACTGATGATATTGAAAGGATTCATGAGAAGGTTGTTGGTTCTTTTGTGCGGATAAGAATCTCTAGTGGTGATCAGAAACAAGACATGTATAGACTTGTCCAAGTTGTAG GTACAAGCAAGGTTGCTGAACCCTACAAAATTGGCACAAGAACAACTGATATTAAGCTTGAAATTTTAAACTTAAACCGGAAGGAGGTCATACCCATAGATGAGATTTCGAATCAGGAGTTCTCTGAG GATGAATGCAAGCGATTGCGTCAGAGTATAAAGTATGGGCTTTCAAAGAGATTGACTGTG GGAGAGATTCTAAACAAAGCATTGACATTTCAAGAAATTAGAGTTAATGat TTGTTGGAAGCCGAGAAATTGCGGCTTAATAATCTTCGTGATAGAGCAAGCGAGAAGGGGCACAGAAAAGA GCTTAAAGAATGCGTGGAGAAGTTGCAGCTACTAAATTCACCAGAGGAACGTCAGCGCAGGCTGCATGAAATTCCAGATGTACACTCTGACCCTAATTTGGATTCGTTGTATGAGTCTGATGAAGATGCTGGAGAATCAGATGACAATAAAAAAG ATGGCAATATGCCTATTTTCTCCAGAATTTGGGATGGTGTCTTGAATGGTGTTGGGGGAAGAACACGAGACTTAACCACTACAAGTGACCCAATTGGGAATACATGCTTAGCAAAGAAGGATACCAACCCTAACGAAACTGCTACTGATGATAATGCTAATGTTGTAATGAAATCAGAAGTGTCTAGTGTTGCAGTGGATATTTCATCTCCACTTCTCTCTACAGGGATTGAGCAGTCATTTGACGATTTTATGAATGATAAATCATGGCATTATCAGGATCCATCCGGGAAGGTTCAAGGACCTTTTTCTATGTTGCAGCTGTATAAGTGGAATGAAAGCGGACATTTCCCTCGAGATCTCAGAATATGGAAGATAGATGACAAACCAGTAAACTCCATATTGTTAACTGATGCACTTGATGGGAAGTGCTCCAAAAATGTGTCATTGCAGAACAACAGCCTATTGCTCTCTTTAGGAGCCAGTGTTGCATTGGGTGACAAAGAAAGCAGTCAGGATGGTGGGAGGAATTCAATGACGAATGAAATTTCTGCAGATAGCCGAATCATCGAACCGATAAGAGAACAAAAAGTGGATGATACTTCTACCCAGTCCAATGGTAAAGATGAATCCGTTAGGAGCAATGGATGGCATGACCAGTCACATGTACACCCTTCGCTACAACCAACTGCCTTTTCTGAAAAATTGAATGAGAATCATACCAACAAATTAAGGGAGGATCGTGTGATTGAGAAAAACTCTGAAGATATTGGAAATCATGGCTCAAACAGGACTTCTGGTGGTCAGAATCATCAGAAGCAATCTGATAGTGAAGACAACTCAGGGCAATCATCAGGGCAAAACTGGAGACACCCAAATGTAAATATTTCTTCCACTTGCTTGGATACCACATCGACTCATGTTTCTGGGACAATAACATCACCTCTTAAGCTGGGATTTGATTTGCACCAACCGCCTTCTCCTCCAGCATGTCATGCAACTACATGGCAGGCTATTATTGGTGAACCGGATGATTTTGATGAATCAGTTTCAGATCTTTTGGCAGAGGTGGAGGCAATGGAGTCACTTGGTGGCTTGGAATCTCCCACTTCAATCATGAAACGTAGCGAGGAATTGACTGATGGTTCTAAAAATCTTTGTCTCAGTTTTCCAGAGCTCAGCCCAATGCTTGATGCAGGTAAAGGCGATGCATTGAGCTCCACTGGTGATTTACAGTTACTATCTCAATCCACAGCAGCAGAGGAACCATTGCAGCAAGCAGATGTCCAACATCATCAAAGAATATCACTGGAGCTTTCCTCAAGAAATTCTAAAGTTGACGTGGGTTCAAAGGACATATGTGTTTCGAGTAATCAATGGGAGTCAGGCTCGGAAAATTCTCATATTTTTCCATCCACTGCAACATTGAGCATGACTGTAGACACCACTTGGAGACTTGGATTGGAGAGTACACACCTGGAATGGGGAGGAATGGATCAACGAAATGCAAACGCAAATTGGGGAGTAGGACAGACGGCAGTAAATGAGAACAGAAGCTCACATTCACGCACTTCTGTAGTAACTCCAAGCTTTGGGGATAGCCAAACAAGATATGGAAATGATCGGTTTTCTGTGCCCAGAGATCGGGGTTTTCCTGGTCATGGCAGGGAACCTGGTTTAGTTAGAGGTAGAGCTCAGTGGAACAGGCAACCAGTATTTGGTGTTGGTAATGGAGGCTCATATAGACCTCCGCCCAGAGGGCAGCGAGTTTGTAAATTTTATGAAAGTGGGTACTGTAAGAAAGGGGCATCCTGTGATTACTTCCACCCATGA